The following nucleotide sequence is from Candidatus Delongbacteria bacterium.
CAAGATGCACCCGGTGGACTCCAAGGAAATCGCCTTCATGATCGCCGGCAAGGAGGCCTTCAAGCAGGGCTTCCTGGAGTGCAAGCCGATCCTCCTGGAGCCGATCTGGGAGGTGGAGGTGAAGGTGCCCGACGAGTTCATGGGCGACGTGATGGGCGACCTGAGCAGCCGCCGCGGCAAGATCCTGGGCATGGATTCGGCCGGCAAGAACCAGCTGATCAAGGCCCTGGTGCCGCTGGCCGAGTTGTTCGGCTACGCCACCACCCTGCGCTCCATGACCAGCGGCCGCGCCACGCACCGCCGCAAGTTCGACCACTACGAGAAGTGTCCGCCGGATGTGCAGACGCGCGTGGTGGAGGAGTACCAGGCGGAGAAGGCCAACTCCTAGGAACCTGCAGCACGAACGAACGGGGGAGGCCGGACGGGGTTCGGCCTCCCTTTTTTCTCTGGCGGCCGGCGGCCGGCTGCCGCTGGCCGGCAGGGCTTTCTACCTTGGGGCGGCCACAAATCGAGGAGCAGACTCACATGGAACGGATCTGGGCGCCCTGGCGCATGGACTACATCCGCGGGCTGGACCCCAAGGCGGAATCGGCCGAGCCGGACAAAGGCTGCATCTTCTGCTGGAAGCCCCAGGCCCCCCCAGCGGAGGATCCGGCCAACCTGATCGTGGCCCGCCGCGAGCACTGCTTCCTGATCCTCAACCTCTACCCCTACAACAACAGCCACCTGATGGTCGTGCCGTACCGGCACCTCTGCGACTTCACCCTCTTGCGCGACGCCGAGCTGCTGGACTGCCAGCGGGCCCTGCGCGACGCCGTGCTCGTCCTGCAGCGCAGCCTGGCGCCCCAGGGCTTCAATCTGGGCCTCAACCTGGGCAAGGCGGCGGGGGCGGGCATCGACCAGCACCTGCACTGGCACCTGGTGCCGCGCTGGGTGGGGGACAGCAATTTCATGCCCGTGCTGGGGGAGACCAAGGTGATCTCCGAATCCATCCAGGACAGCTGGCAGCGGCTGCGCGACGGCTTCGCCACACTGGAGTAGAGGCGCTCCCATCGGGAATTCTTGGGCCGGCCCGGCCGGATTCCTACGTTAGGATCAAGTGAAGCGGATCCAGTTCACACATCACCCGGGAGAGTTCATGTCCACACAACACCGGCGCCTGTGGGTAGCCGCGGGTCTGCTGTTGATCAGCCAGACCCTCTGGGCCAGCCCGTCCACCGACGCGGCCGCCAACCTGGGCTTTCTGACGGACAAGAGCGCGGCGCTTCAGCAGGCCGGGGCGCGCCAGCAGCCCATTCTGGCCTTCTTCACCACCGATTGGTGAAGCTGGTGTCGTCGGCTGGAAGCCGACGTATTCGCCACACCGGATTTCCAGACGGGCAGCGCGCAGTGGACGCGGCTGGTGATTGACGCGGAGAAGGGCGACGGCGTGGACTGGGCCAAGCGCTTCCACGTGAACGGGTATCCCACCGTGATCCTGCTGGACGGGAAGGGCGGCGAGATCGACCGCCTGGCGGGCTACGCGCCCATGCCCGGCTACCTCAAGACGCTGCAGGACTATCAGGCGGGCATCGGCACGCTGGCGGCCCTGCAGGCCGAGCGCGCCCTCAAGCCCCAGGACCAGGCCCTGGCCCTGCAGGTGGCGGGCAAGCTGGCCGGGCGCGGCCAGGCCGACGAGGCCCGGGCCGTCTATCAGGGCGTGCTGGACGCCGACCCGCAGAACGTGCAGGGCGGCGCGGACGAGGCGGCGGGCGAACTGGCGCTGCTGCAGTTCCGCGCCAGCAAGGATCCCGCCGTGCTGGAGGCCGTGCTGACCAACTGGAAGGGACTGGAGCAGGGGCCGCAGCTCTACAACGCGCTGGTCGCGCTGGCCGCCAAGGCCGGGGACGACGCGCGCATGCAAACGCTGCTGGAACGGGCCGTGGCCGACTATCCCCGCGACGTCGAGCTGCTCAACAGCTACGCCTGGACCGGCGCCGAGAAGGGCTGGAACCTGGAGCGCGCGCTGGAACTGGCGCAGCGGGCGGTGGAGCTGAGCGGGCGCGACCCCAACGTGCTGGACACCCTGGCGGAGGTCCAGTTCCGGCGCGGCGAGCGCGAGGCCGCCCAGGCCACCATCCGGGAGGCCCTTGCCGCCCGCCCGGGCGACCCCTATCTGACGGGGCAGCTCACGCGTTTCCAGACCCAACCGTGACGAGTAGTTCCATCAATTTTTAGGAGTCGACATGACCAAGCGGTTTGCCTGTCTGTTGACAGGGGCCTGCCTGCTAAGCGGCCTGGCCACGCGTCTGCCGGCCGCCGGATTCGCCATCCACGAGCAATCCGGCCGGGCCATGGGCACCGCCGGCGCCTACGCGGGCGCGGAAGGCGCGGCCAGCCTCTTCTACAATCCGGCGGGCATCGCCCGGCTGGAGGGGACGCAGTTGGAGATGGGCATCAACATCATCATGCCCGCGACGGACTTCACCGGCCCGACGGACCATCCCACCTACGGCACCGTGGCCATGGACAAGCAGACCTTCCCGCCCGTGGACCTCTACCTGACGGGCCGCCTGACGGAGCAGGCCCGCTGGGGCGTGGGCGTCTTCACCTACATGGGACTGGGCACCCGCTGGCCCGAGGACTGGGCCGGGCGCACGGTGACCGAGGAGATCAACCTCCAGACCTTCACGATCAATCCCAGTGTGGCCTTCACCCTGGGCGAAAACACCAGCCTGGGGCTGGGCCTGGACCTGATGTGGGGCAAGGCCCTCTTGAGCAAGGACAGCTACACGGGCTATCCCTTCAACGGGTACGTGGACGTGGAGCTGGACGGCACGGGCCTGGGCTACGGCTTCAACGTCGGCCTGCAGCACCGGGTGAACGAGGAGCTGAACCTGGGCCTCTCCTACCGCTCGGGCCTGACCCTCTCCGCCGAGGGCGAGACCACCTTCGGCATCCAGGACGTGGAGAACCCCAGCCACGTGGCCTACCTGCAGAGCCTGTTCCCCACCACCGACGCCAACCTGGATCTGGACATCCCGGACCTGGCCATCGCCGGCGCCCAGTGGACGCCCGCGGGCCTGCTGGACGGCAAGCTGACCTGGCGCGGCGACCTGGTCTTCACGCGCTGGAACAAGTACGCCAGCCTGGACATCGATTTCGAGACGAACACGGCCGGCCTGGCGGACTCCCACTCCCCCAAGCTCTACGAGAACACCTGGGCCTTCCGCACCGGCGTGGAGTACGCGCTGAACGAGGACTGGGACCTGTGCGGCGGCTGGTACTACGAGCAAAACGCCGTGGTGGACAACATGGTGGAGCCCAGCCTGCCCGACGCCGAGCGCAACGGCCTCAGCCTGGGTGCCTCCTGGCAGGCGACGGAGAGCCTGGGCATCGACGCCTACTTCATCCAGATCCTGCTCCAGGACCGGGTGAGCAGCTTCGCCGAGCTGCCCGGCGGTTATGAGAGCGGCATCCCCATTTTCGGCCTCAGCGTGCGGAAGGAGTTCTAAGCATGAAGAGCACCCTGAACCTTCGGCTGGGCGCCCTGGCCCTGGTGGCCGTCTCCCTGGCGGGCTGCGGCACCTCCGACGAGCTGCCCACCACGCCGAACTACTCCGACGCGGCGGACCTGGCCGGCCTGCAGGCCTACACGGCCATCGGCAACAGCCTGACTGCCGGCTACCAGAGCGGCGCCTGGGGCAACCCCGAGCACGTGGCCGCCAGCTATCCCAACCTGATTGCCCGCCAGCTGGGCATCGCGGACTTCAAGCAGGTGAGCATGGTCGGCACGGGCCTGGGCTTCTCCGGCGGCGCGCCGGTGGGCAACATGGTGGTGAACATCGGCGCCACAGGCCCGGTGCTGAGCTACACGACTGTCGACATGGCCAACGTGGCGGCCCTCCAGGCCGGCGCGGCGGCGGACTTCGACTTCACGGCCCCGCGCAACTTCGGCATCCCGGGCATCACGCTGATGCACGCCGCCGGCGCCCCGCTGGACGCTTATTATGCCAACGGGCTGGGCAATCCCTACGCCAACTTCTACCGCAACGCCAGCTCGGGCTCCAAGACCCAGGTGCAGCTGGCCGCCGAGTCCGGCGCCTCCTTCATCACCTGCTGGCTGGGCAACAACGACGTGCTGGGCTTCGTGACCAGCGGCGGCACGGGCAGCCTGACGCCCAGCGCCACCTTCCAGGCCACGCTGAGCGGCACGCTGGGCGCCCTGGGCACGGCGCCCTATCTGGCCGTGATGAACATTCCGTCCGTGACGGACATCCCCTTCGTCACCTATTTCAACCCCGTGCTCAACGCCAAGCTGACCGCGCTGGGCTATCCGCACGCGGTCTACGCCATGGACAACGAGCTGGGCCACGCGGTGCCGATCTTCACCGACGCGGGCACGAACAACTACATCCTGCTGCCGGCGGCCACGGCCATGACGCTGGATCCCACCCTGGGCTCCAGTCCGGCCAACCCGCTGCCCGACGCCCTGGTGCTGGACGCCGCCGAACTGGCGGTGGCCCAGGCCGCGGTGGAGGACTTCAACCAGCAGCTGGCGGACGGCGTGGCGGCCCTGAACGCCGCGGACCGCGCGCACGACGTCCTGCTGGTGGACATGAACTCCTTCTTCACGCACATCGTGGCCCACGGCTACTCGGCCTACGGCGAGACCTTCACGACCCAGTTCGTGTCGGGCGGGATCTTCAGCCTGGACGGCGTGCATCCCACCAGTCTGGGCTACGCCATCGTGGCCAACCAGATCCTCGCCAACTTGAACGAGCACTGGGGCCTGAACGTGGAGCCCGTCGACCTGGCCGAGTTCATCGGCGTCAACAACGGACTGGGTTCCATTGACCAGCCGCTGCAGTGGCCGGACTTCGGCTCCGTGGTGGAGCTCTTCCAGCACTGAGATTCGTCCCGATCCGCACAACCCCGCGACTCCGGCCGCGGGGTTGTGCGTTTCCACCCGGCTCCGACTGCGTTGCTTGATCCCAATCTGCAGGACCCAACACCGCTTTGAGACTCCCAGATACGTAGAGAGCTTGGCCGCCGTTGTCATATGCACATTGGCCCTCACGCACACGCACAGTCGAGGCTGAGTCAGTTACGTAATCATGATCCGTTGGATCCCAACTCCGCTTCGAGTCTTCGAGTCTTCGTGTTCCAAGAACCGCCGGCCAGCGCGAGACCCAAGCACGGGCGCGCAAGAGATTCTGCCGGCGCTCGCTTTGTACGTTGTCGGCGTCTAACCCCTGGAGGTCGATCCATGAATCCGGCCCACCTGCTGCTGGAGAACTACGACGGCGTGGCCGTCCTGACCCTGAACCGGCCCGCGCGCCTGAACGCCCTCAGCCGGCAGACCCTGGCGGAACTGGACCAGGCGCTGATCGTGCTGGAGCGCGACGGCAACCTGCGCGCCGCCGTGCTCATCGGCGCCGGACCCAAGGCCTTTGCCGCCGGGGCGGACATCGAGGAACTGGCCGGGCTGGACCCGCGCGCGGCCCGCCAGGTGAGCGCCGAAGGCCAGCGCATCCTGCGCCGGCTGGAGCAGCTGCCCAAGCCCGTCATCGCCGCCGTGAACGGCTTCGCCCTGGGCGGCGGCTGCGAGCTGGCCATGGCCTGCCACTTGCGGCTGGCGGCGCCCCACGCGCGCTTCGGGCAGCCGGAAGTCAACCTGGGCCTGATCCCGGGCTACGGCGGCACCCAGCGCCTGGCGCGGCTGGTGGGCCGCGGCCGGGCCACGGAACTCTGCCTGACCGGCGCGCTGCTGGGCGCCGAGGAGGCCCACCGGCTGGGGCTGGTGAACCGCGTGGTCACGGCCTGGGCCAAGGACGAGCAGGGCGAGCTGGCGCGCGACGAGAAGGGCCAGCCCGTCTTCGACCGCGAAGCCTTCCTGGAGGCGGCCCTGACGCTGGCGCGCGAGATTCTGGCCAAGGCCCCGCTGGCTGTGGCCGGCTGCCTGGAGGCCATCGACCGCGGCCTGGACCTGCCGCTGGACGCCGGCCTGGCCGTGGAGCGCGACCTCTTCGCCGCCTGCTTCGGGACGGAGGACATGCACGAGGGCACGGCGGCCTTCCTGGAGAAGCGGCCGGCGCGCTTCAGCGGCCGCTGATTTTCCCACAACCAGAATGAAAAGGCCCGGTTATCGCCGGGCCTTTCTTGTTTGGGATACAGCGAAGTGTCAGCTTGGGTCACCATCACCCGAGGATCCCATGCGCCACCTGCCCTCCTTCACGTCTGTTGCCGCGCTGGTTGCCCTGACCGTCTCCACGGCGGAGGGACAAGTTCAACACGAAGGATGGTCCGCCCACCCGTTGACCACTGTGGTGCTGAATCCCCCCGGCGCGCGCGAAGCGGGATTGGGCGCTGCCGGCAGCCTGCTGGTGACAGGTCCCGCAGCGGCGTGGTGGAACCCGGCTCGGCTGGCCCGCGCGGGCAGCGGGGTGACGGCGCACAGTTACGCCCTGTACCCGTATCATCATTCTGGCCATTCCCGACACCAGTTCCTGGCCGCATCGTGGGCGACAGGCTGGAAGGGACTGGGTGTGGGAGTTGCGGCCAATCGCATCCTGTACCCCGAAATGATCAGGACCGATGAACTCGGCCACATGGTGGGCCGGGACCGTCCTGCGAACACGGACCTGACGGTGGCCGCGGGCCTGCCCCTGGGGAGGGATTGGCGGGCCGGCGCCGGCCTGCGCTGGCTTCAGGAGGATTGGGGGATCTTTGACTTCAAAGGGACGGCGTGGGCGTTGAACGCGGGACTTGCCTGGCGCAAGCCGGGCCGCTGGCCCGTGGCGGCCGGCGTCAAGCTGGACAACCTGGGCACCGTCGTCCACTTCGAACCCAGCTTCAACTTTTCCTTGCCTGCCACGGCCACCATGGCCTTGGCCCTGGACGGACTGGAGCTGGCCGACGGGCGACTAAGTGTGGCCGGCGAAGCGGTCAAATTGCTCTCATATGAAAACTCCAGTGTGCCGGCCAATGTGTTCACATCGTGGTTCCGCCACGGCGTGCGCGCCGAATTGCATGAGGCCGACTATCGACTGGGCGCCGAATACGAGCGCGCCTTCACCTTGCCCAAGCTGGGCGAGCTGCGGCTGGCCCTGCGTGGCGGTCGGCGCGTGTTGCCCGCCCGGGAACTGCGCAACTGGACCTGGGGCCTGGGTCTGGGATGGCATGGCGTGCAAGTGGAGTACAGCCAGGAGCACGAAACACCACGTGGCGCTTGGCTGGCTCGTGATGTGACGCGGCGCTTCAGCCTGGGCCTCAGCTTTTCGTCTGACAGAGCGGAAGCAGGGGATTGACCACCGGCTCCCAGCAGGATTTGCGTGGACGGCGCAGCGGGCAGAAACTGCCCTTGCGTCTCTGCCGGATGGGTAGTACACTTGGCGGTCCTTGAATGCACTCAAGGACTTCGTCCTTTGTGACGATGAGGGACGGGCGGCGCGACGGCCGCGGAGTTTCAAACGAGGACATCTATCGACGCCTGGCTGAGTTGTTGTTTCGGTCCGCGCAAAGGTTCGCTGACACGGAGACGATAATTCCCAGGCGTCCGGCACCGGACGCGGGTCCGGTTTTTTTGTGCCGGCTTGGGGAAGTTCGACTTCGGCGGCGCGCCGGTCACCACACTTGAACCCTGGAGGATGGAATGAAGCGACTGACCCTCACCGCGGCGGTACTGGCGGGAGTGATCATCCCCATGCAGCAGGCCCACGCGGTGTCCGAAGCCGCCGTGATCTGGCTGCTGATCAGCCCCGGCTCGCGGCCCGCCGGCATGGGCGAGGCCTTCGTGGCTGTGGCGGACGACGCCAGCGCCACCTGGTGGAATCCCGCCGGCCTGGCCTTCACCGAGGGCCGGGACGTGCGCTTCATGCACTCCAACTGGCTGCCCGGCTTCAACCTGGACGACATCTATTTCGACTTCCTGGCCGCCTCGTGGGACATGCCCTCGCTCTCCGGCAAGATGGGCCTCTCGCTGATCTACCTGAACGAGGGTGACCAGACGCGCACGGACGAGGGCGGCAACGTCATCGGCGTGATCACCAGCAAGGAATACGCGCTGGGCCTGAGCTACGGCACCAACCTGAACCCCGACCTGGGCTTTGGCTTGACCACCAAGCTCATCGTCTCCGACCTGGCCAGTGGCGTCAAGGTGGGCTCCCAAGTGGCGGGCACGGGCTACAGCTTCGCCGTGGACCTGGGCACGCTCTGGCAGACGCACCTGCCTTTCACGGAAATGCCCCTGAACCTGGGCTTCAACCTGGCCAACATCGGTCCGGAGATCAGCTACGCCGACGAGGCCCAGGCCGATCCGCTGCCCACCAACTTGAAGCTGGGCGCCGCGCTCAACGCCTACAGCGACGAGCACAACGAAGTCAACCTGGTGCTGGACGTGAACAAACAGCTGGTGCACAAGTCGCTGGTCTCGCACACGCGCCTGATGTCCGGCGACCAGCCCGCCTACTGGGAGAACGGCACCAGCCTGACCGTGGAGCCCTACCACATCGCCAGCGGCGACACGGTCTGGCACGAGGAGGCCTGGGAGGGCGAGTGGGAGTCCGACCCGGTCTTCAAGGCCCTGTTCAGCTCCTGGGCGCCCAACGGCTTCCAGAAGGAGCTGCAGAGCTACGTCTACAACATGGGCGCCGAGTACTGGTACCGCGGCGAGGCGGGCGGCCTGGGCAAGACGGCCTTCGGCCTGCGCGGCGGCTACCTGAACGACATGGCCGGGCACATCAAATCCTACACCCTGGGCATGTCCATGCTGATCAACATGGCCTCGCTGGATTTCAGCTATGAGATCTCCACGGACAAGGCCAACCCCTCGCCCCGCAACAAAACGATCCGCTACTCCCTCGGCTTCACCTTCTAGGGCGGTCATGCGGAGACATCCGATGGACTCGACTCTGCGTGCCCCGGGCCTGTCCCTTCCGACAGGCCCGGGCACCGTTTCATGCCCGACCCGTCGACGGTCCGCCGGGCGCTTGGTGGCCCTCGTCCTGGCCCTGGCCTTGGCGTGGAGCCTGCCGGCGCGGGCGGAGACCCTGCGCCTGTTGGCCATCCGCGTGGACTTCCAGCCCGACCAACTGAGCACCACCAGCGGGGACGGGAGTTTCGAGAGCGCCTTCCGCTTCGACACGCCCTGGGCCATCGATCCCTTGCCCCACGATTCGCTCTACTTCGATTCCCAGCTGCGCTTCCTGGAGCATTACTACAGCCGGGTCTCCAACGACTCGCTGCGGTTGGAGTGGGAGATCTGGCCGCGGGGCGGCCAGGCTGCCTATCGCCTGCCCCAGCCCATGTGGCACTACCACTGGAACGACGGCGACGAGCGGACGGACGGCCAGCTGGCCGAGCTGTTCCGCGCCGCCTGGGCCTTGGCCGACGCCGACCCGGACCTACGGGTGCGGGACGACGCGGGCCAGCCGCGTTTCGACGCCTTCCTGGTCTTCCACGCCGGCGTGGGGCAGGATTTCGGCGAGGACGGCACGCCCCACGACATTCCCTCGGCCTTTCTCTCGCGCTCCACGGACGGCACGCCCGCGGCCCACGAGACCAGCCTGCGGGACGGGGAATCCGGGCTGGAAGTGCCCGTGCGGCAGGGCCTGATCCTGCCCGAGGGCGAGAACCACGCCGACTTCGAGCACGGCCTGGCGGGCCTCTTGATCCTCCAATTCGGCCACCAGCTGGGTCTGCCCAATCTCTACGACAGCCGGGACGGCACGAGCGTGATCGGCAAGTGGGGTTTGATGGATCAGGGCAGCGCCAACTTCCGCGGCCTGCTGCCCGCGCGCCCGGACGCCTGGAGCCGCCTGCTGCTGGGCTGGGACGAGGCCCTGCTGGCGGACACGCCCCGGGACAGCGTGCGCGTGGCGGCCCCCGGCCGCGCCCCGGGCGAGCCGCGCATCGTGAAGATCCCCTTGACGGAGCACGAATACCTGCTGGTGGAGAACCGCCAGCGCGAGGAGACCGGCCGGGACTGGACCTGGGGCCGCGACCGCGACAATCGCTGGGCGCGGCTGGACAGTGACTACTCCTTGAGTTTCCAGGACACCCTGGGCGTGGCCTCGGACAGCGCGGGCGTGCTGGTGGCCGTGGGCAACCTGGACTTCGACCTGCCCGGCCAGGGCCTCTTGGTCTGGCACGTGGACGAGCGCAGCGCGACGCCGGAGAACGTCGCCGCCAACCGGGTCAACGACGATCCGGCGCGGCGCGGCGTGGATCTGGAGGAAGGCGACGGCGTGCAGGACATCGGGCGCGAGTACGGGCTGTTCTCGCCCCGCGGCTCCGTGGCCCTGGGCGGCAACGAGGATCCCTGGCAGCAACCCAACACGGGCTGGTACCTGAGCAACCGCCATTACTCGCTCTCCAACGTCAGCCTGGCCTGGGATACCGAGCCCTCCACGGCCAGCAACGACGGCTTGTTCACGGGCCTGCGATTGGACCAGTTCGGCCCGCCGGATAGTCTGGGTCACTTCCGGCTGGGCTGGGATTTGCGTCCCCCCTGTCACGGCGACAGCCTGGCCCTCGTCCCGCCCCAGGACTCCCAGTGGGGCGCTCAGCTGAGCGGCCACGAATGGCTGATGGCGGCGGACACCTGCGCGTGGCTGACCTACGTGGACGACCACGCCCAGCTCTTTGGCCGGCCCCTGGCGGGGGACGTGGCCGCCTGGATCCGGGCGGACGGATATCCATGCCCGCTGCCCGAGGGCTGGCAGAATCAGCTGAGCGGGCTGTGGCGCCTGGAGCAGAGCGGCGAGCCGCGCCTGCTGGCCCAGCGCGGGGACAGTTTGGCCCTGTTCCGCCCCCTGGGCCTGCCGCCGCGCTTCACTCTGGACCGGGTCTGGGCCTCCGGCCAGTCCCTGCAGGCCGTGCTGGTGGCGGGGGGCGGGGAGGCCCGGAGTGGCGACCCCTGGAGCGGACGGCAACCGCGTCTCTGGGTGGTCACGGGCAACCTGCTGCTGGAACTGGACCCCGTTACACTGGAAGTCGTGGACAGCGCGGGTTCACTGGCCGCGGGACAGGTGCGCCTGGCCGAGCTGGCCGACGGGAGCGGCTTGCCCGGCGTGGTGGTGGACGGGGAGGTGGACCGGCTCTACCTGCAAGGGCACAACGTGCTGGAGAACGGCGTCCTGCCCGCCGGCGCGCGGCTGCTGGGCTGGGATGCCCGACCGGAGGTCAGCGCCTGGGGCGACACCCTGACCGCCACGGCCGTGTTGCGGGACGCACAGGGTGCGACGCTCTACCGCGGCCACGCCGTGCTGGGGCGGGTGGAGTGTCTCAATCGGGGTGTGCGACCCGTGCAGATGGGACCGGATCCGGGCCTCGAGCTGGCCTTCCTGACCCTGGACAGCCGCCTGCGGATTTTCAACCAATCGGGCGTGGAAGTGCTGGCCGCGGGACTGGCTGAAGGCGCCGGACCGCCGCTGACGGGCTCGCGCTCGGACGAGGGCGGCCTGCTGCTGCTCGCCGCCGCCGCGGATCGCCTGGAGGGGTTGGCCGGGGACGGCGAGGCGCCGGCCAGCTGGCCCCGGGTGTGGTCCGGCCGCTTGGACGGTCCCGTGGCGCTGCCTGGCTTGGGCCTGGTGCTGGGCCTGCGGCCGGATGGCGGCGTGCAGGCCTGGGAGGCGGAGTTGCAGGATCCCGTCTGGACCCAGCCGCGCGGGTTCAACGACAGCTGGCGGCCCTGGGGCTCGGGAGCCGTCCACACGCAGCCCGTGCGCGAAGTGCGCGAGAATCCGGCCTTCATCTGGCCCAGCCCGGCCCGCGACGAAGCCCACGTGCGCTTCCTGCTGGCGGGTCCGGCCCGCGTGACCTTCACGGCCTACGACACGGCCGGTGACCGGGTGGCCCGGCTGGAGGGCCGCTTCGAGCGCGCCGGCGAGCAGGAGCTGCACTGGCTGCTGGCGGACGTGGCCCCGGGCGCCTACTTCTGCCTGCTGGAGGCCGAGGGCGTCAGCGACACCTGGACCCGGAGGCTCACATGCGCCGTCATCCGCTAAGCCTGGTCTGGACGGCGGCGCTGGGCGCGCTCCTGGCCCTGGCCCTGCCCGCCCGGCTGGCGGCCCAGCCGGCGGAGGTCCCGCACCCCGAGCTCGAGTGGCAAACCACCCAGACGGCGCACTGCGCCATCCACACCCACCAGGGCCTGGAGGAGCTGGGGCTGGTGGCCGCCCAGATCATGGACGAGATCTGGGAGCCCGTGACCACGCTCTACGACTTCGTGCCGGACACGCGCATCCACCTGATCTTCTACGACACGGACGACTACTCCAACGGCGGCGCGTACTACTACAACAAC
It contains:
- a CDS encoding immune inhibitor A domain-containing protein, with amino-acid sequence MALVLALALAWSLPARAETLRLLAIRVDFQPDQLSTTSGDGSFESAFRFDTPWAIDPLPHDSLYFDSQLRFLEHYYSRVSNDSLRLEWEIWPRGGQAAYRLPQPMWHYHWNDGDERTDGQLAELFRAAWALADADPDLRVRDDAGQPRFDAFLVFHAGVGQDFGEDGTPHDIPSAFLSRSTDGTPAAHETSLRDGESGLEVPVRQGLILPEGENHADFEHGLAGLLILQFGHQLGLPNLYDSRDGTSVIGKWGLMDQGSANFRGLLPARPDAWSRLLLGWDEALLADTPRDSVRVAAPGRAPGEPRIVKIPLTEHEYLLVENRQREETGRDWTWGRDRDNRWARLDSDYSLSFQDTLGVASDSAGVLVAVGNLDFDLPGQGLLVWHVDERSATPENVAANRVNDDPARRGVDLEEGDGVQDIGREYGLFSPRGSVALGGNEDPWQQPNTGWYLSNRHYSLSNVSLAWDTEPSTASNDGLFTGLRLDQFGPPDSLGHFRLGWDLRPPCHGDSLALVPPQDSQWGAQLSGHEWLMAADTCAWLTYVDDHAQLFGRPLAGDVAAWIRADGYPCPLPEGWQNQLSGLWRLEQSGEPRLLAQRGDSLALFRPLGLPPRFTLDRVWASGQSLQAVLVAGGGEARSGDPWSGRQPRLWVVTGNLLLELDPVTLEVVDSAGSLAAGQVRLAELADGSGLPGVVVDGEVDRLYLQGHNVLENGVLPAGARLLGWDARPEVSAWGDTLTATAVLRDAQGATLYRGHAVLGRVECLNRGVRPVQMGPDPGLELAFLTLDSRLRIFNQSGVEVLAAGLAEGAGPPLTGSRSDEGGLLLLAAAADRLEGLAGDGEAPASWPRVWSGRLDGPVALPGLGLVLGLRPDGGVQAWEAELQDPVWTQPRGFNDSWRPWGSGAVHTQPVREVRENPAFIWPSPARDEAHVRFLLAGPARVTFTAYDTAGDRVARLEGRFERAGEQELHWLLADVAPGAYFCLLEAEGVSDTWTRRLTCAVIR